The DNA sequence TTTTCGAAGTAGCTGCGCATCACCACCAGCAGCTCGCTGCTGTGCCGCTGCGCCTCGGCAGCCAGCCGGTGGGCGTACTCCAGTGCGGCCACCGGGTCGTGGATCGAGCAGGGTCCGACGATTACCAGCAGCCGGTCGTCCAGGCCATCCATGACCGCCCTGACCTCGGCCCGGCCACTCTCCACAACCCGACGGTGATCATCTTCTGGCGTCAGCCGGTCCAGAAGTCGTTGCGGAGAGGGCAGCGCCTCGAATCGGCTCACACGAAGGTTCGCGGTGGTGCGCTGATCTGCAGTGGTGATGTCCATCGGTACCGGTCCCGTCTGTCGAGGCGGGCCCTGGTCTCAGAACCCGCCGGAGAATGGCGAAGGGCAGAGACATGGTCTCTGCCCTGAGGCTCTGAAGGTTCGTTGCGATGCGTCAGTCAGCCGCGGGCCCCTCCAGAGCCATGGCAAAGAACGCATACCAACGAGATGTCATGCCCGGAAGCGTACGGCATCGGTCCACGATCGGACCCGGGCGTCCCATCAGTCGAACCGCTGCCAGTCCGGCAGGTTGTCGTAGCTGTAGCGGTAGTACTCGGTCAGCGTCAGCCTCGAGGCGGCGTCGGCGTCGATGATCACGGTGGCATTGGGGTGGAACTGCAGTGCCGAACCGGGACACATGCTGGTGACCGGGCCCTCCACCATCTTGGCCACCGCCTCCGCTTTCTTCGCTCCCTGCGCGACCAGCACGAGCTCGCGGGCATCCAGGATGGTCGCCAACCCCTGGGTCAGGCAGTGGATGGGCACCTCATCCAGCGAGCTGAAGAAGCGGGCGTTGTCGGCACGGGTCTTGGGCGCCAGCGTCTTGATCCTCGTCCGGGACGCGAAGGAGGAGGTGGGCTCATTGAAGCCGATATGCCCGTTCGAGCCGATCCCGAGGATCTGGATGTCCACCGGACCCGTCTGCGCCAGCTTCTGCTCATAGGCGGTGCAGGCGGCAGCCACGTCCGCGGCGGACCCGTCCGGGACGTGCACAAGGCCTGGCGTCAGCCGGAGCGGTTCCACCACCTCACGCTGGATCACCTGGCGATAGCTCTCGGGGTGGCCGGGCGGCAGCCCCACATACTCGTCCAGGGCGAACGCCCGCAGGGTCGAGCAGTCCAGCTCCCCCTCGGCCACCTGTCGGGCCAGCTCGGCATAGATCGCCAGCGGCGACGATCCCGTGGCCAGCCCGATCACCGCGTCGGCCCGACGGCGGATGACCTGGGCCACCTTGCGCGCGGCCAGCAGCCCGACCTGGGTCGTGGACTCCGCGATGACGACCTGCATGATCAACTCTCCTTGACGTGCCTGCGTGAGCAATCAGGTAGTGGGCCACGAGTTCCGGGTCGAGGCCAGCTCATGTGCGACCGCTGGGAGTGTATCGGCCAGGCGGCACCGGTCGGCGACCGCTCCCCGACCCCGTCAGCGATTCAGTCCCGTCAGCGAGCCAGCTCCGGCGGACCCACCACCTGGTCGACGATCTGCCGGACCCTCGCCGCCGCGGCCTGGTCGAAGCTGATCACCGGTTCGGACATCCGGGCGGACGTGATCACGCCCAGGTGCTGCAGGGCGGTCTTGAAGGCGCCGATACCGCCAGCACCCCGGCTCACGTCCGGTGCCGTGCGCAGGATCTCAAACAGTCGCGCCAGCCGGTCCTGCTCCTCGCGCGCCGCCGGCCAGTCGCCGTCGGCAGCGGCCTGGAATATTCGGACATATCCGGCCGGATCGACATTGCCGAGACCCGGCACCACGCCGTCGGCGCCGATCAGCAGTGCCCCGTCGACGACCACCTCGTGGCCGGTGAAGATCGACAGCGGACGGCCCGCGTCCCGGTTGGCGGCGACCAACCGGCGGAAGGAGATGTCATCTCCGCTGGAGTCCTTCACCCCGGCCAGCACGCCGTCACTGCCGAGGCGGACGAGCATCAGCGGATCCAGCTTGGTGTGGACGGCGATCGGGATGTCATAGGCGAACAGCGGCACCGTGGCGGCCTCGGCCAGCAGCCGGAAGTGTCGCTCGATCTCGGCCGGGCTGGTGCCGATGTAGAACGGCGCCGTGGCCACCAAGGCGTCAGCGCCAAGGCTCTGGGCCACCCTGACCTGTGACAGCACCCGCTGCGTGCTCATCTCGATCACTCCGGCCAGCACCGGGACCCGGCCGGCGACCGCGTCCCGCACCGTCTCCAGCACGGCCCTGCGGCGAGGGTCGTCGAGATAGCCGACCTCGCCCGAGGAGCCGAGCGCGAAGACACCGTGCACGCCCGCATCGATCTGCCATTCGACCAGCCGGCGCAGCGAGCCCACGTCGACCTCACCGGTGTCGTCGAGAGGGGTGACCAGTGGCGGGATGACGCCGGTGAAGGCGGCGCCGCTCACCTCGGACCTCCCGCTGCCGTGCCGGCAGCCCCCGACGGCTCGATACGCTCGGGCCGGCGCACCGGGAACCGCCGCAGCAGCACCAGGCTGATGACGGCCAGCACCAGCAGCACCCAGCCGGTCCACCCCAGCAGGCCAGTCGTCACGTTGTCGACCGGTGAACCGCTGGCCACGAACAGCAGGGGAAGGCCGGCCGAGGCGTTCACCGAGCCGTGTGCCAGCGCAGCCACCCAGACGGTTCCGCCGGCCAGCCGGAGCCAGCCGAGCAGGACGCTCAACAGCGTGCAGAAGACGATCATGAAGAGCAGGGCCAGGACCGGCGGCAGGCTCGGGTAGTTGTAGCCGAGCAGGATCACCGGGGCATGCCACAACCCCCAGATGACCCCGGTGACCACGGCCGCCGGCCACTGGCCGAGCCGCTCGCCGAGCATCGGCTGCAGCAGGCCCCGCCAGCCGAGCTCCTCACCGAGCGCCGGGACCGTGTTGATCAGTGCTCCGGGGAGCACCTGTACCGCCGACAACAGCACCACCAGGCTGATCGGGATCGGCAGCGGCTTCGGGCTGAGCCGGGCCAGCTGCTCGGCGAACCCCGAGAAGTTCTTCAGATCGGCATGGTAGACGCCGACCAGGCCGGCGAGGACTGTCGACAGCACCGCAAGCACCACCGGGCCGAGCCAGGCGATGAGCAGCAGTCGCCACCAGGACCTGAACGTGCGCTGCGGTCGCAGCCCCGTCTCGTCGACGATCTTGCCGCCGGACGGGAAGACCCGACAGGTGATCAACGCCGCCACGGTGGGGGCGGCCATCATCGCGACCAACAACACCGGCGCATACGCCGCCTTGAGGCCCGCACGGTTCAGCCACAGCGGCAAGATGACCAGCCAGGCGGCGGCGTAGGCGATCAGCACAAACAGGGTCGTCCTGCGCACCACCAAAACGGTCGGCATGCCAGGCACGGCTGGGACCCGGCGATCCGGACGCGTGGATGCGGACACGGCCGCGATGCTATCGCTCGTCGACGCGGTTGTCAGGAGCCTTCGGCGCAGCAGGAGGCCAACACCCGACGCACTAGGATGGCGGCATGGCAACGTGGGAGGACGGCCCCGAGTATGCGCCGCTCGAGCGGCCCGAGGGCTTCCACCATCCCGATGTGCCGCCACTGGAAGTGGCACCGCCACCCCGGCAACTGGCGGCCGGCGCGCCGATGGAACGGCCGCAGTTCGCCGGGCCACCTGGGCCGGTGGTGCCGCTCGCCGCCCTGGTGCCCGCCGACCCCGAGCAGCATCGTGATCCGCAGACCCCGTTCGAGACGGTCGTCAGTACCGTCACCGCCGGACCCATCGGCATCGGCGCCGGGAGCGCTCAGTCGGCCTGGGGGTCGGCGCACTGGAGCCCGCCGAGTGGTCAGCCGGTCGGACCCTGGGGCCCGCCGGCCACGACGCCCTGGCCCGCCCCGGCCTCGCCCACCTCGGCGGCACCCGTACCGGTCGGCGGCGCCCCCTTCCCGGCTCCGGGGACGCCTCAGTGGTTCGGTCCGGGAGCGCCACCACCGCAGCTGCCGTCGGCCGGCCCGGTGGACGCCAAGAAGGTGTGGGACACCGTCACCCCGGCGGTCGCCATCTGCCTGCTCGTCGGCGGGCTGATCTACGTCTTCTCCCCGATCATGTTGGTCCTCGCCGCTGTGCTGGCCAGCCGCATCACGGTCGGCAGACCCAGGATCAGCAAGGCGTTCTACGTCGTCTTCGGCGTGCTGGGGTTCTTCGCCCTGGTCGGCATCTTCACGCACAACCTGTCCTTCGGCGACTGGTACGGCTACCTCGGCCGCTGGGCTCTGGCGCTCTGCTGGGCTCTGCTGGTGGTGCTCCCGGTCATCGTCTCGACCGAGCTCAAGAAGCATGCGCGGTCCGGCCAGTACCCGCCGCCCTACAACTCGACCTGGGGCTAGGCGTCGATGGCCGGCACCCCTCGGAGCTCGGCGCCGTCGCCGCCCAGAACACTCACCGAAGCCCTCCGCGCCTTCGACCAGGCTCGGCTGGTCGCCCTGCTGGACTCGCGTCCCGACCTCTGTTATCCGCTGCCCCGCGACCTGGCTGACCTCGCCGCCCGAGCCGCCACCTCGACGTCCACCGGCCGGGCCATCGACCACCTCGACGCCTGGGGGCGGCACGTGTGCGAGACCCTCGCCGCGCTGCCGGACCCCGCCACGACCGCCGACGTGGCGGTTCTGCTGCTGACGCGCGACCCTGACGCCACGGCACCCGAGGTGTCGGGCATCTCCCGTGCGATCGGCGGGCTGCGTGACCTCGCCCTCTGCTGGGGTCCAGACGACCAGTTGCATCTGGTGCGGGCCGCTCGCGACTTCTTCGGGCCGTTCCCCGGCGGCCTGGCGCCGCCGTCTCCGAACCCGCTGCGTCCCGAACAGATCGATGCCGCCCTGCGGCGCTGCGGCGACGATGTCGCTCCTGTCCTGGAACGTCTGGCCTGGGGACCGCCTACCGGTGCCGTACGCAACGCCACCAGGGCGATCGCCCCGGAGACTGCGGTCACCCCGGTGGAACGCCTGCTCGCCCACCGGCTGCTGCGACCGCTGGACAGCGACACCGTGATCCTGCCGCGCGAGGTGGCGCTGCACGTCCGCGGCGGACGGTTCGTTCGCCAGCCGGTTCCGCTGCGACCCCCCGAGTTGACCGGGCGGCAGCGGGCGGTCGGCCTGGTGGACAAAGCCGCCGCCGGAGGGGCGTTCGGCCTGCTGCACGACCTGGAGCTCGTCGCCCACACCCTCGAGCACTCACCGCACCGGTTGCTGCGCACCGGTGGCATGGCGGCGCGGGACATCACGGCCCTCGGCAGGAACCTGGGTACCGACCCCCGGCACGCGACCTTCGTCGTCGAGTGCCTGGCCGCCGCCGGTCTGGTCGCCCCTGGCGACGACCAGACGCTGTTGCCGACCGCGGCCTTCGACCGCTGGATCGGGATGGACGCCGCGCCGCGCTGGCAACGCATCGTCGACGCCTGGGTCAACGCCCAGCGATGGTTCTCGGCGGCCGCCACCGAGGGCGCGCACGCCCTCGGGGACGAGGCCACGGCCGCAGGGGCTCCGGCACTGCGCCGGCTGATCC is a window from the Microlunatus panaciterrae genome containing:
- the nagB gene encoding glucosamine-6-phosphate deaminase, whose protein sequence is MQVVIAESTTQVGLLAARKVAQVIRRRADAVIGLATGSSPLAIYAELARQVAEGELDCSTLRAFALDEYVGLPPGHPESYRQVIQREVVEPLRLTPGLVHVPDGSAADVAAACTAYEQKLAQTGPVDIQILGIGSNGHIGFNEPTSSFASRTRIKTLAPKTRADNARFFSSLDEVPIHCLTQGLATILDARELVLVAQGAKKAEAVAKMVEGPVTSMCPGSALQFHPNATVIIDADAASRLTLTEYYRYSYDNLPDWQRFD
- a CDS encoding type II CAAX prenyl endopeptidase Rce1 family protein encodes the protein MSASTRPDRRVPAVPGMPTVLVVRRTTLFVLIAYAAAWLVILPLWLNRAGLKAAYAPVLLVAMMAAPTVAALITCRVFPSGGKIVDETGLRPQRTFRSWWRLLLIAWLGPVVLAVLSTVLAGLVGVYHADLKNFSGFAEQLARLSPKPLPIPISLVVLLSAVQVLPGALINTVPALGEELGWRGLLQPMLGERLGQWPAAVVTGVIWGLWHAPVILLGYNYPSLPPVLALLFMIVFCTLLSVLLGWLRLAGGTVWVAALAHGSVNASAGLPLLFVASGSPVDNVTTGLLGWTGWVLLVLAVISLVLLRRFPVRRPERIEPSGAAGTAAGGPR
- a CDS encoding dihydrodipicolinate synthase family protein, whose protein sequence is MSGAAFTGVIPPLVTPLDDTGEVDVGSLRRLVEWQIDAGVHGVFALGSSGEVGYLDDPRRRAVLETVRDAVAGRVPVLAGVIEMSTQRVLSQVRVAQSLGADALVATAPFYIGTSPAEIERHFRLLAEAATVPLFAYDIPIAVHTKLDPLMLVRLGSDGVLAGVKDSSGDDISFRRLVAANRDAGRPLSIFTGHEVVVDGALLIGADGVVPGLGNVDPAGYVRIFQAAADGDWPAAREEQDRLARLFEILRTAPDVSRGAGGIGAFKTALQHLGVITSARMSEPVISFDQAAAARVRQIVDQVVGPPELAR
- a CDS encoding helicase-associated domain-containing protein, yielding MAGTPRSSAPSPPRTLTEALRAFDQARLVALLDSRPDLCYPLPRDLADLAARAATSTSTGRAIDHLDAWGRHVCETLAALPDPATTADVAVLLLTRDPDATAPEVSGISRAIGGLRDLALCWGPDDQLHLVRAARDFFGPFPGGLAPPSPNPLRPEQIDAALRRCGDDVAPVLERLAWGPPTGAVRNATRAIAPETAVTPVERLLAHRLLRPLDSDTVILPREVALHVRGGRFVRQPVPLRPPELTGRQRAVGLVDKAAAGGAFGLLHDLELVAHTLEHSPHRLLRTGGMAARDITALGRNLGTDPRHATFVVECLAAAGLVAPGDDQTLLPTAAFDRWIGMDAAPRWQRIVDAWVNAQRWFSAAATEGAHALGDEATAAGAPALRRLILQQAERTSPGTVVSTTDLAAVVGWYRPRLAGSTELNQLVGWTWQESSWLGLVALDVFASFAAVALQDHDEVPASLLELFPTPVDQFIVQADLTAVAPGPLPHAIASQLRMLADQESRGGGGVFRFSAASIRRALDAGWAAADIHSWLSEHSATPVPQPLAYLVDDVARLHGSVRVGSVVSYIRTDETHAATILANPGTAALGLRALAPGVLVSLAEPDEVVETLRRLGLSPSAEDSRGRAMTTPARRRAPAVRRPPTLPSVSAGEAAAAVIAAERQQRRGAEARISTDETLARLTAAAQSEGKVRVVYVASDGTQAERDLSPLGLGAGHVRAVDLTNSQVVTIPLARISAVRPATSDDLD